TGGTTGAAGATCTCGAGAATACGGGTCTTCAGGGCATGGTTACTGTAGCAGATGAAGGCCTCCTTACCGCCGAAGGCAGAGAAAAAAGCCGCACTAGCCTCGTCCCTAATCGTGTCGGGCGTTCCGGGTGCAAACTCGATCGCCAGAGAGTGCACCCCTTGGGCCCCCCAGACCTTGGCAAAATAATCGGCCCCGATCATCGCAATGCCTCGGTCGCGAGTGTAATCGCGGTAGAGGTCGATCACAGGTAGCACGAGTGGCCCCTTGGGCCCGGAAAGAACCAGCGTGTCGCCGGGTCCGAGTTTCAGCCTGCGTCCCAGACTCTCCGAAAGAGCGATACCCTCGCCACGCTCTAGGGCCCTCGTTTTCTGGGCCACCTTGCCATGCAGAAAATCAATGGAGCCACGCGCTGGTCCCGAGACCACCCCGAGCGTTACCTGCGCTCCCTTGTCGCTCCGGGCCTCCACTTCGCGGAACGTTCCCACGGCTGAAACAGCAGGCCGTTTCCTCCACCAGTCGGCCGCCGTTTCGGGCATCGTGTGCTCTAGTCCCAGCAGCTCGTTGGCCGCAGGTGCAATAAAAAGATCCGCCGTCAATGTCCGCCCCGTCCATGCAATCACGCTGCCGCGAAAGGAATGAATCATGACACTGATTCCCACCGTCATCGCGGCGGCGGCAGCTAGAGCGGCGATTGTCGGCGCCGTCCGGTGCAGGGATCGCATGGTCTGCTCCAGGGCGATCCTGAGGATGGCGCCTCGCGTCAAGAGAGGCCGAGCCAGGAACCTCCGTAACAACGCCGCCGCGGCAAGCGCCACCATCGGCACCATCAGCGAGAAACCTGCCAGGACAAAAAAGGCGGCGCCGAATCCGAGCAGAGCAACCCCTCCGAACAGTGCCCCGAGCGAGCAGAGAAGTCCCAGCAAAAGAACCCCCATTCCGCAGAATGCCAACGGTAGGGCTGGGATGGGAAAGATCTCCGGCGCTGTTCCCGGATGGAGGACCTTCGTAGGATCGACCGCCGCCGCCTGGCGGGCGGGTATCCAGGCGGCTACCAAGGAGGCCAAGACTCCTGCTACCATTCCGGCGAGGGCTTCCAGCGGGGTGGGCCATCCGCCGTGGGCATCGACCGGAAGGTAAAGAGCAGTCACCGTCTGAGCCACCGGCGCGGCGAGAATGCTGGCAATAAGCGGCGAGATCAGGACGCCGAGGACGGATCCGATCAACCCGCTGATCGCCGCTTCCACAAGAACCATGGCAAGGATCATTGGCCTTCCTGTCCCCAGGGCCCGGAGGATCCCGAGCGAAACGCGGCGGCGGACCACGGAAGCGGCGGCCGAATTACCGACAAAGAACATTCCGACCATCAACGAAACAAGGCTCAGGGCCGTGAGGTTGAGCCGGAACGCCGCGAGCATAATGTCGACTTGCTGGGTTCTCCGTGCCGGGGGCTGCACGGTTACATCCGCAGGTAGAAGTCGCTGCAACCGATCGATGACAGCCTGCTTCTCCCCGGGGTCCCGAAGCTTGATCAGGATGGCGCTCAGGTAGCCTTTCTCTCCCACCCACTCCTGGGCCGTCGCAAGATCCAATGCGGCAACCCCCCCTCGCCCTTCTGCCGAGGCGTCATCCGTACGAATCACCTGCCGCATGATCAGGATCCGCGCCGGTCCGGCGCCTTGGAGACGGATCGAATCGCCCTGCTTGAGATGGTGCCGTCCGGGGAAATCTCTTAGTACAGCAATCGCTGACTCCTCTCCAAGCCACTCCGCTAGGTTGCCCGCGCCTTCTTTACTAGCCTCTTTTCCTGCGATTTGGGTTTGCTTTTGATCTTGGTCTTCGAAGGACGGGTTGAGGGAGAGCAGTCCTGCTGCTGTGAAGGGATCGATGCCGACAAGGTGGAGCGACTCGCCTGGATAATCTGGTAGCGTCACCATCGCCTCAACGAGCGGTGTCGCCGCTTTCACGCCGCGAGTATTCATCACCCCGGGCAGCACGGATTCGGGAATTCGCCCCCGGATTTCCAGATCGGCGTGTCCCGTAATCATCGCAAACACCCGGTGAAAGCTCTCAACGGCTCCGCGGTTGGCGATCGTGATTGCGAGGAATACGGCCACACCGAGCGCTATACTCAGGATGCTGAGCATCGCGGCGCGCGGGTGGAGCAAGAGGGGACGGATGCTTCCCCTCCAGAAGATGCTTCTTTGTAGTTGGCGGATCATCCGTTGTTTTCCCCTGCGCGCGCCGCTGCTGTTCGGAGGCGTCGTTCGAGACGCATGAGCTGATTGTGGTCCTCGAATTTTCCTCCTTCCTTAGTGCGGAGATAAAAGACATCCAGGGCAGCCTTTTGCTCGGTGGCGATGCGCGCAGCCTCGATCGTGATACCGCCGTGAGAGATTGCCCGCAGTAAATGGTAGAGGAGTCCCAAGCGGTCGGGGGCCTGGACTTCGAGAATCGTGCACGAGGGATGGGCGTTGTTGTTGACCACGACCCAAACGGGCAATTCCTCCTCTTCATTTCTCTTCTCTCTGTCCGTGAGAATATCGCGTTTTTGTTTGGGAACAGGGACCAGTCTGTTGCCGGGGGCCATGAGTGATTCCCCGAGTTTTTGCTCGAACAGCTTGCGCTCCCTTTCCCTCGGCAGTGGTTCGTTGCGATGGTTGGTCACCTTGAAGAGGTCGAGCGCGAGGTTGTCGCTGCGAGTAAAGATGTCGGCGCCAAGCACATTGATCCCCGCTTCTAGGAACGCGGCTGCAATTCTCTCCAGCAGGCGTTCCCTATCCCACCCGCAGACAAGAACTTCGGCATATCCTGACTCGGGGTGGTCCACCCACTCGATGACGGGGCAGAGGTTTGGCCCTTCTGTATTCAACCCCTCCTCGAAGAAGCGCCGAAAAAGCCGAATGTGACGATATACTTCCGTGGCATCCTTCGTAAGGAAGTAGCGGTCCGGCATGCCGTTCATCTGCGCGGAAGTCTCTTCTTCAAACCTGTCCGGCAATGCGGCGTTGACCTTCTGGCGCAGCTCTTCCCGGCGCTGTCGCTGCTCTTCGCGGAATCCGGCGCTGTTGGTGAGCAATCCTCGAGTCTGGTGGTACAGGGACCAGACCATCTGTTCCTTCCAGTCGCTCCAACCCTCGTCGCTTGTCCCCATGCCGTCGGCAAGAGTGATCACCATAAGCGCATCGAGAGTGACGGGATCTCGGATGATTTCGGAGAATTCCTCCACCGTCGCAGGGTCATCGACATTTCTACTGCGCGCGGTTCCGCTCATTTCCCCGTGGTTGTCGACGAGCGTGATCAGCATTTTCTTCCTCGCCGGGTTGAGCTGCAGCCTTCTGGCTACCCGCTGGGCTGCCAGGGCGCTGGCCTCCTCGTGATGTTGGGTGTTGGCGGCCTTACCTGTGTCATGAAGCAGCATGGCCAGGTAGAGGATCGCGGGGTCCTCGAAGTTCCGGAAGATTTCTCGGTACCGGGCTAGCTTCTTCTCCTTGGTTAAGAGAAGCGCATCGATCTTATCGATGCAGAGCAGCGTGTGCTCGTCGGCGGTGTACCGGTGGAAGAACTCATGCTGCACGAGGCAGGTAAGCGGCTCGAACTCAGGCAAGTATTTACCCAAGAAACCGAGATTATGCATGAGTCGAAGGATGCGCCCGACCTCGCCCTTCCTCGAGAGGATGGAAAGAAAGACGGCGCGGTTCTCCTTGTTGTACTGAAAGGTGCGGTCCACGAGTTTCAGCCTCCGTTTCACAAGATCCTCCAGCTCTGCGGAGAAATGCACGTTGCGGGTCTGCGCTATCTGGAAGGCCCGCATGAGGCGCACCGGCTCACGGTTGAAGATATCTCTGGCTTTCGGAAAGAGTTCCCCGTTCCTGATCTCCATTTCGTCCACGCTCGCCTGTCTGCCAAGGAGCTTACTCAGTAGGTTCATGCGGCTTCCCTGTTGCTCGCGAATTCGCCCGAGCGCTAGAGAGCTAATGAGGTGAACCGCACGCGTGTGGCTGTAATAGTCCCTCATGAATGCCTCGCAGCGGCGGAGGATGTTTTTCTCCGGATAGCCCAGGGCTGTGGCGACCTTTCCCTGGAGCTGCAGGGTTAGCTGCTCTGATGCGCGCCCGGTCTGGTAGTGCATTTCCGTGCGTATCCGAAGCAGAAAGTCGTGGGCTTCTTCCAAGGACTTGCGCTCTCTCTCGCGCAGGATTTTTTCCTCCACGAGCTTTTTTGTTGTGTAGGCACCGGAATGGAACATCCCCATCCAAAGAAGATTCTGATAGTCGCGCAGACCACCGCAGCCCGACTTGATGTTCGGCTCCTGCATGAACACGCTTGTCCCGTATTTGGTCCGTAGTTCCTTGAGATTATCCATCCGGAAGGCGATGTAATCCTTCTCCTTCCCCTTAACGCAGGTGGTTTCAAACTGACTCCTAAATTCCTGAAACAACTTTTTGTCGCCTGCTAGCCAGCGGCTTTCCAGCATTGCCGTCTTGGTCATCATGTCGGCGTTTGCCTGACTCATCGCTCCCTGTACCGACCGCGTGGCGTGACCCACCTTGAACCCAAGGTCCCAAAGAGCCATAAGACATCTGGAGATGATCCTCTCCATCACCTCGGTCGGTTTGTTCCCCGCATGCAGAAATGTGATGTCCACGTCACTGAAGGGATTCAATTCTCTCCTTCCGTACCCTCCGAATGCACTCACCAGAAATCCGGGGAGCTCTTTTTCTCCTAGTTCCTTGCTGGTCGCGAATTGAAAAATCTCCCGCACGAGGATATCCACGATTTCGGTTCTGCGGCTTGCAATTTCCTTTCCGCCGCCCCCGCCTTTGTGCCAGATCTTCAGCCGGTGCTCTTCTTTTTTAAGGAAGGATTGAAGCTTGGTTATGGGGAGTTCTTTTTCCCCCTCAAGGACATCCGCGAGCTTCCGAGCGACTTCCTCCTGGATGCGAGCGCGGTGTTCCGAGAGAGGGATGATGCCTTCCATAGGGTGTTCCTTTGTCAGTGCGTTGTGATGACGATTTCGACGCGTCTGTTGATCTGCTGTTCGGTAACGCTCCCGGTTGAAGGAGCCAGGAGGTGTCTCTTTCCAAGACCTGCCGTTGTAATTTGACGAGTATCCAAGCCGGCGTTCTGGAGAAGCCAAGCCTTCACGGCCTCCGCTCTCCGAAGACTCAGCTGATCATTGTAGGAATCGCTTCCAAAGGAATCTGTGTGTCCCTCGATGCGAAAGGATGCCTGTGCATTTCTCCTGATCAGCTCCCCAAGTTTTAAAAGCGATTCGGATGCTTCTTTTCTCAACGTGTCGGAGTCGTATTCAAACAGCAGATCCGTCGGCATCAAAATGGGTGCCGTTTCCTGGGTAAGGGTGGCCGTACCGGCCAGCAGATCATCGATATTACTGAAGTTGGTTCCTACTCCTGCTCCAGTCTGTTGGCCTGCCTTTGCACTGGTTCCGGAAATCCCATCCTCTCTCAGTGGCAGGAGTGCGTGCTTTTCGGCTTTGTTTCCTTGCTCCAGCACCATAGCGGAAAACGGCACTGTATTAGGAAGCGCGTTCACAGCGAGTGTTTCCGTATCCGGAAGTTTTTCGACTTTTTCTGGTGGATGCTGATCCACTCTCTCCTCTGGAAGAATTTCCTTGGGTTGCTGCATGACCTGTGGCTTTTCCAGTGTGGTGGTTTTTCCGTCGGTCACGGGGTGTTCCTGGGAAATGACGACTTCCACATGCTGCTCCTTTTTCTCTTTGAGTGGTTCTGAATCACCCAGTGTTTTTGCATCGATCTCCACTCGTTTCATCCGGAATGTTCTTGGAACAATCGTATCGTAACTGGCAGACGAGAATCCCGGAATTATCCAAGTGCTTGATTCACTCAGAAAAAGAAGGTGTGCGAGTATGGAACCTAGGAAGCAAACAGCAAAGATCCACACAAAAAGAGATCTTGTACCGAGCCGTGGTCTTTTTAACGATACTCTTCCCATGAGACGTTCTTTTCTATTTGCTCCTAGCCAACACTGAAAGAATTCTTCGAGATCCTTTTTCTACGACATTACCCATTCATGGTTGTTCACAGGATGGATTTATAAAAAAATCTTTTTGCCAATTTCTTCATAATAATAAGAGTGTGAATAAGCGGGCCCACGCACACCTAAACCATTCTAACTACGGATTCTACTGCTTACTCTCGGTGTGTGAACGAAGAACGATCCTCTGTGGTGGAGAGGATAAAATAATGTTTCATGGAACAACAAGGCATCAGAAAGAATCATTCATCCACAAAGTGTTCCCAAAAGGGCCACCAATCCATAAAGCCCTTAAAAATAAACATAAAACGTTTATAAAAAGTAACTTGTATAAAAGTTCCATGTGGAACAATGCTGATGTTTAACTACCCGGATCAATTTGATGTTGTGGTTATTGGTGCTGGGCATGCTGGCATTGAGGCAGCACATGCGGCAGCGCGCCTAGGTGCACACACGCTGTTGCTTACCCAGAACGCCGATACCATCGGCCAGATGTCATGTAATCCCGCCATCGGAGGATTGGCCAAGGGCCACATGGTTCGTGAGATTGACGCATTGGGCGGTTTGATGGGATTGAACACCGATGCCACGGGCATCCAGTTCCGGATGCTCAATGCGTCGAAGGGACCCAGCGTCCGCGCCCCAAGGGCCCAGTGTGATAAGAAGGCCTACCAGTTTCGCATGAAGGCCATCCTTGAAGACCTCCCAAATCTTTCACTCAAGCAGGCCAACATCACGCGCTTGATCGTCGAGGGAGATCACGTGACGGGAGTGGAAACAAATCTCGGGCTGCGGTTTCTGGGCAAATCTGTGGTGATTACTACCGGTACCTTCATGAGAGGCCTCTTGCATGTAGGAATGCAGACCCAGCCAGGAGGGCGTATGGGAGATACCATTTCCACACTCAGCGACCATCTTAAGGAACTCGGTTTCGAAGTAGGTCGCTTCAAGACAGGGACACCCTGCCGACTCTTGGCCAAATCCATTGATTTTGGAAAGTGCGAGCGCCAGGACGGGGAGCTACGTCCCCCACTATTCTCTCATATCCCCGAGAGCATCAATCGGACAAAGGACGATCTTCACACGCTGAATCATTACCATGAAGGAATGTTCCATGTGGAACAAATCCCTTGTTGGATAACCTACACCACCGAACAAACGCACGAAATCATCCGAGCCAATCTCCATCAGTCACCTCTTTACGCAGGGGCGATCGAGGGAGTCGGACCACGGTATTGCCCTTCCATTGAGGATAAGGTGGTGAAGTTTGCTGACAAGAGCCGCCATCAGATCTTTTTGGAACCAGAGGGACGGCATACTGGGGAGATTTATGTAAACGGAGTTTCTACGAGTCTCCCCTACGAAATTCAGTACGAGTTCATCAGGTCCATACCCGCGCTGGAGAAGGCTGAGATCCTTCGGCCGGGATATGCGGTGGAATACGATTATTGTCCCCCCCATCAGCTGCATTCCACTCTGGAGACCAAGAAGGTAGAGGGGCTTTATTTTGCCGGTCAGATCAACGGAACATCCGGATACGAAGAGGCAGCAGCTCAGGGGCTGATGGCTGGAATCAATGCCGCTCTGAAGGTTCAGAAAAAAGCGCCGCTGCTACTTGGACGCGACGAAGCATACATCGGTGTCATGATCGATGATCTCGTGACCAGAGGAACTCCGGAGCCCTATCGTATGTTCACCAGCCGTGCAGAATACCGGCTACGGCTGCGCCAAGACAATTGCGATATCAGACTGACCAACAAGGCTTTAGAGATAGGAATGGCCTGCGATTACAGACAGCAGGCCTTTACAACCAAGATAAACGCCCTCGCCGCCCTGTGTAAGGAAACCACGTCCATTATTCATGAGGGAATCCCGCTGGCGCAGTGGATGAAGCGTTCTGAGAACACACCGGAGAAACTTCCTGGGGAACTCTTCGGACGCTATGCCTCCGAAATCTGGAGTTTGATGGAAATAGATCTCAAGTACGAGGGGTACCTGCGCCGGGAGGAAGACCAAATCGAACGGCAGCGGCATCAGGAGGAGACAGAGATTCCGCGGACACTTGTTTACGAAAGCATTCCCAGCCTCCGTCTGGAGGCCCGCCAAAAGCTTGCTGATTTTACTCCGGGAACATTGGGACAAGCCGCGCGGATCAGCGGCATCACTCCGGCCGACATCTCGGTGCTCTCGGTCTGGATGCGAAAGGAAGCAGCTATGGCACAGCCGCCGGCTAGCGACTGATCTTTTGCTCAGCCTGCTCGACCAGGCAGGAGTCTGCTTGCCGCCTCTTCGAGGGTCGGGGTAATCAAAAAAAGATCCTCCAGGCCCGCCAACCGGAAAAGATCTGCAACAGGCGCGCTTAGGCGTGCAAACACGACGCCTCCGTTCTCCGCAGTGAGATGACGCATCGTGGAGAGAAAAACCCGCAGTCCCGCGCTGCTGATGTAGGTAAGCTCCGCGCAGTCGAAGACTAGCTTCTGGCCCGGTTCCGTCAGAAGGGGCTTGAGTCGCTCCTCGAGCAGCGGGCTCGTGGTCATGTCGAGCCTGCCGTTCAGATGGAAGACAGGAATATCTCCGGTCAAGGACAGGGTTATTTCCATGGGCTTACGATAACCGACGTGCGGAAAAAGTCTCCTTGGAAATCGGCCCACGAGTACTTCGAGCAAGAATCTTTTTGACGCATGGCCTCGCCGCAAAGAATCTCTTTTCACTTATGTCCACGACACCCTACGACCTCATCGTTATCGGCGGCGGCCCCGCCGGCTATGTCGGCGCTATCCGCGCCTCCCAACTCGGCAAGCGCGTCGCTGTCGTCGAGAAGGAAAGGGCCGGAGGCACCTGCCTGAACTGGGGCTGCATCCCGACCAAAGCCCTGCTCAAGAACGCGGAGCTCTATTCGCTGATAGATCACCATGCGGCAGACTTCGGGCTCGAGGTTTCGGGGCTCAAGTACGACTGGGACAAGGTCATCGGCCGGTCCCGCAAGGTTGCCGACAAGCTCGCCGGCGGCATCGAGTTCCTCTTCAAGAAAAACAAGGTCGACTACATCAAGGGTGATGCCAGCGTTGCGAAAGCCGGCGAGGTCGAGGTCCGGGGCGCTGATGGCACGGAGCAGAAACTTACCGCGCCTAAGATCCTGATCGCCACGGGCGTTGTCACCCGCGAGATGCCCGGCTTTGCGTTCAACGGCACCAGCGTCATCGGCAGCCGCCATGCGCTTGCCATCGCGAAGCAGCCCAAGGAGATCATCGTCATCGGGGCCGGAGCGATCGGCATCGAGTTCGCCTACTTCTTCAATGCTTTCGGCTCGAAGGTGACCGTCGTCGAGATGATGCCGAACATCCTTCCTGTCGAGGACACCGAGGTTTCTGTCGCGCTCGAGAAGTCCCTTGCCAAGCAGGGCATTCGTATCCTCACCGGCACGAAGGTCGAGAAAGCCGAGGCCACGAAAGACGGTGTGAAGATCACTGTCTCCGGCGGTGCTAACGAAACACTTTCGGCCGATGTCGCGCTCGTGGCGATCGGCGTCTCGCCACTGCTTCCAGGCGGCGCGGCTGCGATCAAGCTCGACGAACGAGGATATATTTCCGTCAACGACCGCTACGAGACCAGCATCCCCGGCGTCTACGCGGCGGGAGACATTATCGGGCCACCATGGCTTGCCCATGTCGCCAGCTGGGAGGCCGTTCAGGCCGTCGAGGGAATGTTCGGCAAGCGCACCCCCTCCCGCAGGCGAACGTTCCCCGGTTGTACCTACTGCCAGCCGCAGGTCGCGAGCGTCGGACTCACTGAGCGTGCCGCCAAGGAAAAGGGACTCAAGGTCAAGATCGGCAAGTTCCCCTTCCAGGCCAGCGGCAAGGCCCTTGCAGTCGGAGAGACGGACGGATTTGTGAAGCTCCTTTTCAACGAGCCGCACGGCGAGATCGTCGGAGCACACATCATCGGGGCGGATGCCACCGAGATGATTGCGGAGATGGGACTCGCCATCACGCTCGAGGCCACCTACGACGACATCGCCTCCACGATCCACGCACATCCCACGCTCAGCGAGGCGATCTTCGAGGCGACCGAGGCGGCACTCGGTCACGCCATCCACATTTAGTTTAGGGCCTAGTCCGCACCGCATAACATATGGGCTCCATCATCGCACCGTCGATCCTGGCAAGTAACTTCGCCTGCCTTGGCGACGAGGTTGCCAGCGTGACGGCCGCTGGAGCCGATTGGATTCACTGCGATGTCATGGACGGGGATTTCGTACCGAACATCTCCTTTGGCGAACCGATCGTGAAAGCCGCCGGGCGTCACACGGTTCTTCCGCTCGATGTTCACCTCATGATCCAGCGGCCCGACCGCTACATTGGACAATTCATGGATATTCCAGGCGTTGCCTCCGTCACCTCACACCTCGAGGCCAATCACGATGCCGGAGTAACGCTCGATACCGTGAGAGCCGCCGGGAAAAAAGCCGGTCTCTCGATCAAGCCCGGAACACCGCTCGATCAGGTCCGCGAGCTCTTTGGCCGTTTCGACATCCTGCTCATCATGACGGTCGAGCCGGGCTTCGGCGGACAGCCCTTCATGAACGACATGCTGGGCAAAATTCAGGAAGCCGATCGACTTCGTAAGGATCTGGGACTCGGATTCCTGATCGAAGTGGATGGAGGAATCGATGCCAAGACCGCCGCCCTCTGCCGTGAGGCCGGTGCCGATGTCATGGTAGCAGGCACCTCGGTCTTCAAGGCCGCCGACCGCGCTGCTGAGATCCGCGCCCTGCGGGGATAGGTAATAGGGAATCGGTGATTGGTAATGGGGGGATAGTGGGAGGGGCGCTGGATGGAGCGTGAGATTTCCTCAAGTTTCAGGTTTCAGGTTTCAGGTTTCTTTGGGCTAGGCTCATGACGCATGGAAATATCCTTTCAAGATGAGCCTTCCGAGGATCCGATCATTGATCTGACCAGCGATGACTATTTCATGGGTCAGGCGCTGCGGCAGGCGCTCAAGGCTTATGAGTCCGAGGAGGTGCCGATCGGTGCCGTGGTCGTTCGCGAGGGGAAGATCATCGCGCGCGCCTCAAATCTGGTGGAGACCCTCAAGGACGCCACCGCTCATGCCGAGATGCTGGCCATTACCCAAGCGGAGAACTCGATCGGCGATTGGCGCCTGAACGAATGCGACCTCTACGTGACCAAGGAGCCTTGTCCGATGTGTGCCGGGGCTCTGGTGAACTCACGGGTCAGGAGGGTCATCTTTGGATGCCATGATCCCAAGGGAGGAGCGGCAGGTGGCAGCATCAATATCCTTCAGATGGATGGACTCAGTCACAGGTGTGAAATCACCGGCGGTGTGCTCGGAGAGCAGAGCGGACAACTGCTAAAGTCCTTTTTCGCCGAGCGACGAGGTAGTGCTGGGATATAGGCGATAGGGGATTGGTCATGGGGGTTCGGCAAAACGGGGCCGGGTGTTACCTACGTCCTGACCCGTGCCCTTTGCCGGGAACCCGAAACCCGAAACCCGAAACCCTATCACCGATTACCTATCCTCCTTGGCTTGCTACAAGGAACTCCTTCGGGTTTAGTGACCTTTCCCTAAACCGGGCCTCTTTTCATGTTTAACTGGATCTTAAAGAAAATCGTCGGATCGAAGAACCAGCGCGAAGTGCGCCGGATGCTTCCCCTTGTCGCCAAGATCAACGAGATCGAGGCCGGCCTGCAGTCCCTTCCCGACGAGGCCCTTAAGCAAAAGACCGCTGTCTGGAAGGCCGAGCTCTCCCAGATCCAGGATCCCGACCTTCTCCAGAAACGACTGAACGAGATACTCCCCGAGGCCTTCGCCGTTGTGAAGAACGCCGCCCGCCGCATGGTCGGAATGCAGTTCATGGTCTGCGACTACGAGTACACCTGGAACATGGTCCACTTCGATGTCCAGCTTGTCGGCGGCATGGTGCTTCACAAGGGGCGTATCGCCGAGATGGCCACTGGCGAGGGCAAGACGCTGGTCGCTACACTTCCCGTCTACCTGAATGCCCTCACCGGTCGCGGCGTCCATTTGGTCACGGTGAACGACTATCTCTCCCGCCGCGACGCCGAGTGCATGGGCCAGCTCTACGCCTTCCTCGGACTTACCACCGGCATCATCCAGCACGACCAGTCCCCCGAGGAACGCCGCGCCCAGTACGAGTGCGACATTGCCTACGGAACCAACAGCGAGTTCGGATTCGATTACCTCCGTGACAATGGTATGGCGACCAGCCGCGAGCAGCAGGTCCAGCGCGGCCATTACTTTGCGATCGTCGATGAGGTTGACTCCATCCTGATCGATGAGGCCCGCACCCCGCTCATCATCAGCGGGCCCGCGACGGTCTCCACTCACCAGTACGACCGCTTCAAGCCGCTTGTCGAACAGCTCGTCCGCAAGCAGACCGCCCTTGTCAACAAGCTCGTCGCCGACGCCAAGGAACTCCTTGCGAAGAATGAGAAGGAAGCCGCCGGCATGGCCCTCTTCAAGGTCAAGCTAGGCCAGCCCCGTAACAAGGGCTTCCTGCGCGCCATGGAGGATCCCGAGCTGCGCCGCCTCACCGACAAGGCCGAGCTCTCATTCTACCAGGACACTTCCAAGGACGCCCTCGTCGCACTCAAGGAAGAGCTCTACTTCACCATCGAGGAGAAGCAGCAGGAGGCCGACCTCACCGAGATGGGTCGCAGCTTCCTCAACCCCGACGACCCGAACGCCTTCGTCCTGCCCGATCTCCTCACCGAGTTCGCCGACATCGAGACGGACGCCACGCTCTCCGATTCCGAGAAGGCGGCCAAGAAAGCCGCCGCCCAGCAGCACTGTGACCACTCGGCCGAGCGGATGCACAACATCGCCCAGCTCCTCAAGGCC
This window of the Verrucomicrobiota bacterium genome carries:
- the lpdA gene encoding dihydrolipoyl dehydrogenase, producing MSTTPYDLIVIGGGPAGYVGAIRASQLGKRVAVVEKERAGGTCLNWGCIPTKALLKNAELYSLIDHHAADFGLEVSGLKYDWDKVIGRSRKVADKLAGGIEFLFKKNKVDYIKGDASVAKAGEVEVRGADGTEQKLTAPKILIATGVVTREMPGFAFNGTSVIGSRHALAIAKQPKEIIVIGAGAIGIEFAYFFNAFGSKVTVVEMMPNILPVEDTEVSVALEKSLAKQGIRILTGTKVEKAEATKDGVKITVSGGANETLSADVALVAIGVSPLLPGGAAAIKLDERGYISVNDRYETSIPGVYAAGDIIGPPWLAHVASWEAVQAVEGMFGKRTPSRRRTFPGCTYCQPQVASVGLTERAAKEKGLKVKIGKFPFQASGKALAVGETDGFVKLLFNEPHGEIVGAHIIGADATEMIAEMGLAITLEATYDDIASTIHAHPTLSEAIFEATEAALGHAIHI
- the rpe gene encoding ribulose-phosphate 3-epimerase, with the translated sequence MGSIIAPSILASNFACLGDEVASVTAAGADWIHCDVMDGDFVPNISFGEPIVKAAGRHTVLPLDVHLMIQRPDRYIGQFMDIPGVASVTSHLEANHDAGVTLDTVRAAGKKAGLSIKPGTPLDQVRELFGRFDILLIMTVEPGFGGQPFMNDMLGKIQEADRLRKDLGLGFLIEVDGGIDAKTAALCREAGADVMVAGTSVFKAADRAAEIRALRG
- the tadA gene encoding tRNA adenosine(34) deaminase TadA, with protein sequence MEISFQDEPSEDPIIDLTSDDYFMGQALRQALKAYESEEVPIGAVVVREGKIIARASNLVETLKDATAHAEMLAITQAENSIGDWRLNECDLYVTKEPCPMCAGALVNSRVRRVIFGCHDPKGGAAGGSINILQMDGLSHRCEITGGVLGEQSGQLLKSFFAERRGSAGI